The DNA segment ACCGAGTTCGAGGGCACGGCTGCGGCCGGAACCACCGCGGTCAGCTTCGACCGCACCTTTGACGGCTGGCGCTTCGGCGGCGGCGTCGAGGTGGCGATCACCGACAATCTGCTGAGCCGCGTCGAGTACACCTACACCGACTATGACGAGTACGACGTGACCGTCGGCACCTCCGTCGGCGGGCTGGAGCCCAACGCCCACACCGTCAATGTCGGTCTCGCCTATCGGTTCTGACCGTTCCGGCCGCGGCCCTGCGCCTGCCCCTCCCCTGGGGTCGTGACCGATCTACCGCCCCTCCGGCCTGCCCGCCGGAGGGGCGGACTTTCTTGGAGGCCCGCCATGCGCACCCGGATCGGATTTACCGCCCTGCTTCTCGCCGCCCTGCTGCAGACGCCCGCCGCCGCAGCCCCGGTCGAGGCAGGTCCGCCCGGCGGGCAGTATCTGATGATCCTGGCCAGGGACGGCGCTTTCGCCGGGCAACTCTGGTCGCTGGCCGGGCGCAGCCTCGCCATCGACCCGGCGGCTCCCGGAACCGGGCGGCTGCTGACCCGGCTCACCGACGCCCATGGCTGGAGCGATGCCGACCGCGCCCACTGGCAGAGGCTTTCCCTGGAGGAGGCGGTGCAGGCCGTCTGCGCCGACGACATTCCCGCCCTGGCCACCATGTCCGGCCCGGACGATATCCGGCTGGCGGTCCTGCCGGAAAGCTGCCGCCTGCGCATGATCGACCTCGGCGACGGCGTCAGCCGCGCCTTCGCGGAGCAAGCCGCCGGGCTCGCATCCGCCAGCATCCCGGACGGCCGGCTGGCAGCCGTTCCGCTGGGAGCCGACACCATTCTCGACATGTCCGACGTGCAGGTCGCCGACCGCGCCGAGTAACGCCGGCATGGCCCGCCCTGCAGCGGGCATCGCCGGCCTCTTCCGTCCAGCCGCGTTTCGCGCCATATGGGGCCGCATGACCAGCCCCGCCCCCACCGCCCCCGGTTTCGCGCTCTATGTCCACTGGCCCTTCTGCAAGGCCAAGTGCCCGTATTGCGACTTCAACTCCCATGTCCGCGCGCGGGTGGAACACGCCCGCTGGCGCGCCGCTTTGCTGCGGGAGCTGGACCATTTCGCCGATTTGACCCCCGGCCGCACCCTGACCTCCGTCTTCTTCGGCGGCGGCACGCCCTCTTTGATGGAGGCGGAGACGGTGGAGGCCGTGCTGAAGCGCGCCGATGAGCGCTGGGGCCTGCCCGCCGGAACGGAGGTGACGCTGGAGGCCAACCCCACCAGTGTGGAAGCCGGCAAATTCCGCGCCTTCCGCGCCGCCGGCGTCAATCGCGTCAGTCTTGGCATCCAGGCGCTGAACGCCGCCGACCTGAAGTTCCTCGGCCGGGAGCATTCGGCGGAGGAGGCGCTGGGGGCCATCCGTCTGGCGCGGGAGCTGTTCCCCCGCTTCAGCTTCGA comes from the Indioceanicola profundi genome and includes:
- a CDS encoding type 2 periplasmic-binding domain-containing protein, which produces MRTRIGFTALLLAALLQTPAAAAPVEAGPPGGQYLMILARDGAFAGQLWSLAGRSLAIDPAAPGTGRLLTRLTDAHGWSDADRAHWQRLSLEEAVQAVCADDIPALATMSGPDDIRLAVLPESCRLRMIDLGDGVSRAFAEQAAGLASASIPDGRLAAVPLGADTILDMSDVQVADRAE